A single region of the Kwoniella botswanensis chromosome 1, complete sequence genome encodes:
- a CDS encoding acyl-protein thioesterase 1 has translation MASQLKHLKVSPKEAHTATVIFLHGLGDSGHGWLPVAKMLWSSFPNVKWILPHAPQIPITLNGGMTMPGWFDLSSLDNLTDSTYDDESGMLASVAAVDKLIQNEVDAGIPENKIILGGFSQGGVISILTALTSKRKLGGAVGLSTWVGLNHKIENIKSAHANEIPIFWGHGTADPVVNYEYGQQSIELLTKKLGFPLLSKGTTFQRPGVRFESYQGLPHSSSPQEIEDLKGWLVEALK, from the exons ATGGCTTCTCAATTGAAACATCTCAAAGTATCGCCTAAAGAGGCTCACACAGCTACAGTGATCTTCTTGCAT GGTCTGGGCGATAGTG GACACGGATGGCTACCCGTTGCCAAGATGTTATGGTCCTCTTTCCCCAATGTCAAATGGATATTACCTCATGCGCCTCAAATACCAATAACGTtgaatggtg GAATGACCATGCCAGGATGGTTCGATCTTTCATCCCTGGACAACCTCACAGACTCAACTTACGATGACGAATCCGGAATGCTCGCGTCGGTAGCAGCGGTGGACAAGTTGATTCAGAACGAGGTAGACGCAGGTATACCAGAAAACAAAATAATCTTAGGTGGTTTCTCCCAGGGAGGTGTCATTTCCATATTAACAGCTTTGACCTCCAAGCGGAAATTGGGTGGGGCAGTAGGTCTGTCAACTTGGGTAGGGCTGAATCATAAGATTGAAAAT ATAAAATCAGCTCATGCAAATGAAATTCCAATTTTCTGGGGTCACGGTACGGCTGATCCAGTAGTAAATTACGAAT ATGGTCAACAATCTATAGAATTATTGACCAAGAAATTGGGATTCCCCTTGCTTTCCAAGGGGACGACATTCCAAAGACCTGGTGTGAGATTTGAGAGTTATCAGGGATTACCACATTCATCTTCGCCTCAGGAGATCGAGGATCTGAAAGGTTGGTTGGTGGAAGCGTTGAAATAG